From one Bos indicus x Bos taurus breed Angus x Brahman F1 hybrid chromosome 7, Bos_hybrid_MaternalHap_v2.0, whole genome shotgun sequence genomic stretch:
- the LOC113896414 gene encoding olfactory receptor 7A17-like, which yields MAKDTWSHLKNVNNASLYENSHDIYHFPGNHTHHETVRNQTASSEFLLMGFSESPELQPLIFGLFLSMYLITIFGNLLIILAVSSDPHLHTPMYFFLSNLSFVDICFTSTTIPKMLKNIWAQSKVITYEGCIIQMQFFALFIGLDVFLLTVMAYDRFVAICHPLHYTVIMSPRICGLMVLVSWIISVLNSLLESLMMFRLSFCTVLEIPHFFCELNQMIQLACSDTFLNNLEMYFKTVFLAGGSLICIIYSYSKIVSSIHRISSAQGKYKAFSSCASHLLVVSIFYCTGLGVYLSLAGTRSSHSSATASVMYTVVTPMLNPFIYSLRNKDLKKGLQKLFGKVILKGPIVIDLKKYL from the coding sequence ATGGCAAAAGATACATggtcccatttaaaaaatgtgaataatgCCAGTTTGTATGAAAACAGTCATGATATTTACCACTTTCCTGGTAATCATACCCACCACGAGACAGTAAGGAACCAAACAGCAAGTTCAGAATTTCTTCTTATGGGATTTTCAGAGTCACCTGAACTGCAGCCCCTCATATTTGGGCTTTTTCTCTCCATGTACCTGATCACTATAtttggaaacctgctcatcatcctggccGTCAGCTCAGACCCCcacctgcacacccccatgtacttcttcctctccaacctgtcctttgtagacatctgcttcacctccaccaccatcccaaagatgTTGAAGAACATTTGGGCACAGAGTAAAGTTATAACCTATGAAGGCTGTATTATCCAGATGCAATTTTTTGCACTCTTTATAGGATTGGACGTCTTCCTCCTgactgtgatggcctatgaccgctttgtggccatctgccaccccctgcACTACACGGTCATCATGAGCCCTCGGATCTGTGGACTGATGGTGCTGGTGTCCTGGATCATCAGTGTCCTGAATTCCTTGTTAGAAAGCTTAATGATGTTTAGACTGTCCTTCTGTACAGTCTTAGAAATTCCCCATTTTTTCTGTGAACTCAATCAGATGATCCAACTTGCCTGTTCTGACACTTTTCTCAATAATTTGGagatgtattttaaaactgtgttCCTGGCTGGTGGTTCCCTTATATGTATCATTTACTCGTACTCTAAGATAGTTTCCTCCATACATAGAATCTCATCTGCTCAGGGGAAGTATAAGGCATTTTCCAGCTGTGCATCGCACCTTTTAGTTGTCTCGATATTTTATTGTACAGGCTTAGGTGTTTACCTTAGCTTGGCTGGTACTCGCAGCTCACACTCAAGTGCAACAGCCTCggtgatgtacactgtggtcacacccatgctgaaccccttcatctacagtctgaggaaTAAAGACTTAAAGAAGGGTCTGCAAAAACTCTTTGGAAAGGTAATTTTAAAAGGTCCTATTGTCATAGATCTTAAGAAGTACCTGTAG